GACCTAACTATCGTAGGAGGCGGCATAATTGGCGCAACCGCCTTCTATCTGGCCCGCCGCCAGAGGCCGGATTGGCGCATACTTCTGTTGGACCGATCGCTAGTTGGAAAGGGCGCCAGCGCGTACTCTGCCGGTCTCGATTTTCCTTACGGACGCACCCCGTGGCAGAAGCAGCTATCGGATGCAAGCGTAAGAATGTATGCGGACTTCAAACAAGATCTTCCGCATCTGGCGCTCAGGTCTCTGCCATTTGTAGGCGTTGTAAAAAAACAAAACCTGGAGCAGGTGCTTGAACGCTTTACCTGCAAAGCGGTGCACTGCGCGGACAAGACAGAGCGGGACCTGCTGTTCTCTATTTTCCCCGATCTCAAGGTCGGCGATGACCAGGAAATCCTCGTCGGGGCCCAGGGCGCAGTTGGTTTTGTTGACCAGATTGTCTCCTTGCTGATAAATGAAGCCGCTAATCCTCCCGGCGGACACTGCTGGGAGGGAGTTGCAGTATCGCAGGTGCGCGCCAAGGACAGCGGCCATGAACTGGATTGCGGAGACGGCCGTCGCATTCAGAGTTGTCGTGTTCTGGTTGCGACTGGGCCCTGGGCGTTAAATGGTCCGGAAAGCTCCCAGGCACACGCAGCCGGCGTGAGAATCAAGAAAGTGGCTGCGCTGCATGTGCTTCGTGAGCCAACTCCCAATGCGCCGGTGGTGTACTTCTTTGATGAGGATGCCTTCCTGCTGCCGGTGTTGGAAGGTAAAAAGTGGATATTGAGCTTTACCTCACGTGAATGGGATTGTTCTCCGGACCAGGGCAATTTATTGATCAGGCCGGAGGAGAGGGCCGAAGCATTGTCGATTCTGGCGCGCTATTGTCCCTCATGGGTGGAGGAGTGTTGCGGCGGCCGCGTATTCTGCGATGCTTACACTCCGGATTGGGCGCCTTTTGTGCGCTCGACAGGAAAGAATATCGTTCTTGCCGGTGCTTGTTCTGGCGCCGGTTTTCGCATTGCCCC
This region of Terriglobia bacterium genomic DNA includes:
- a CDS encoding FAD-binding oxidoreductase, with product MFDLTIVGGGIIGATAFYLARRQRPDWRILLLDRSLVGKGASAYSAGLDFPYGRTPWQKQLSDASVRMYADFKQDLPHLALRSLPFVGVVKKQNLEQVLERFTCKAVHCADKTERDLLFSIFPDLKVGDDQEILVGAQGAVGFVDQIVSLLINEAANPPGGHCWEGVAVSQVRAKDSGHELDCGDGRRIQSCRVLVATGPWALNGPESSQAHAAGVRIKKVAALHVLREPTPNAPVVYFFDEDAFLLPVLEGKKWILSFTSREWDCSPDQGNLLIRPEERAEALSILARYCPSWVEECCGGRVFCDAYTPDWAPFVRSTGKNIVLAGACSGAGFRIAPAVAQTALQLFSGYINAGEV